AGTTTAAAAATGCATCATGGAGAATCAATGAATGAGCTTGACACAAGGTTCAGCAAAATCATCTCCTCTCTTTCTATTCTCGGCAAGACCTATAGAAACATGGAGATTGCTATCAAGGTTATGCGTGCTTTGCCAAGGAAATGGGAaataaagacgatggctatgagggagtccaaagacctcaacaagatctcgctcTTCGATCTGTTttctgatctcaaggcctatgagttcgtgttgaactcaaggattaaagaagatcaaccctcatcCATCATCATTGCAAAAGctttggtgactgctgaagagtcaCCAGTTGCTCCTGATGTGAAGACAGCTTCCGAGCAGCTCAGCAGCGATGCtttgtctctcttcgtgaagaagtttggcgacttcatgaagaagagcaactataactcaagctcttcaaattctaatgataataagaaatccaaagctaatACTAAGTGTTTTAACTATGACATTGTAGGTCATTACCAGTCGGAATGTCAgaagccgaagcgtgatgagaagaaaaAGGACGAATAAAAGGAGCTGAAGGATTTTATGGTAGGGGATGAGAAGAACAGACGAATCTACAATGACTCTTACTCCCAACGATAGTGATGAAAACGAGGttgcttgtttcatggcaagagaagaagaagaaactcaggaaactgaggtatttgactacTCTTCTGAAAatttttcaagggaacaactcgTAGCTgtactagatgacatggtcatagagtacagaaagctatcAGAATtcttaaatgaaataaagtctTCATCTAAAGTATCCCAACCTGTTTTGTCTCAAACTCAAGAATTAAAAACTTTTGAAAAAGACAAGATTgagatctcatttgagaatgagatgctcaaggaacatattcaaactctttcttatgaaaataaaaggttaaactatattgttagtgtttggacaaggtctggagaagctgtcaaatatcagattagtctgttgaagcCTGCTGGATTTAAATCCGGTTTGgaatttgatagcaatgacccaaaccagtctTGCAAAAAGTTATACTCAGCAACTTACAATCTTAAGGCAATAAGTTTTCTTAAAGGGAGTATAAttaacattgaatctgatccaatTCACGAAGAGTTAGccttgaagaatgaaataacttatgttccgccaactgaTAACTGGCTGAATATTAAGTTAGATgtagccagcaagtctggcaatctaaaacctgactcaaagttaaagagttttaaaagaaaatcatcttcaaaagctaagggatcagtgtctagcaggaaggcgtctgctaagtcaaaatcatacgcattaattacaacacaaaacgggaaatccattagaataactcaaatatggattcctaagggactgattgatcgaggacccaattgaatgtgggtaccaaagtttgtaaatattttcttgtgtaagTGATACAGGAAAGCTGCAagaaggaagcatggagcatAATCTTCTGAGTATATACATTAGAAGATCAATAATGACCCTTTCCATTCTTgaggactaagtgttttatgttttaaaaatatttttggtcttaaggacctcaaaacatttatttattcattttgtacatgcacaaaataagagggaaaatttattatgaaaataaagatacacgCAGACAAAAtgctttaatcggtctattagacgaggtcgtctaaaagaaaaagcatgtacttagacgtatttttacttacactctatgcatctaagtctatgtgtcttggttaataacctgcgcggttagacgctGACGTCTAATTGACGTTTaaacgtttataagacaagagcaattggatgctcacgtctaaccaaacacacgtctaatatgTGTTGTTTGTGCGTAATTAGATGTctacgtctaataaacattaggcGTTTATGAGACATGTGATTAGacgcatgcgtctaatagacccatgcgtctaatagacccatgcgtctaatagacccatgcgtctaatagacgtttagatctCATAAATTGGAGAGGTAAGAAAAATGTATAACTACATgtgtattagactgatcaaggacaactgtcccacaTGCCGTGTCAtataattttcccgctcaaacataaaaatagtcATCTCCGAATAACATTAAGACACGTGTCTTTTAAGTTAAGAGAAAATGACTTATATACccccaaaattaattatgactctttggaaaggatgtctaatattaattaatgggtCCTACCCCTACGAAAAGTGACGATTAAGCCATGCGACTCCTGgaaatctatataaggacattgtGCATGAGATCGAAaagtttttctctctcaaatctctcaagaacCCTAGATATCTTCGACTTTCTCTCtaaaaacccttgttcatcttgtgtctgttcgTCTTCTTTAAAAAATGGGAACAAGAGAATCACCCTTGGACACTGTACTTTGTAGGTGGATTTCCCTTCTGTGTATACATTCGATCAATAGGAGGTGGTCGATATGTTCAGATCTATGGAATACTCTGGTCTCGGGAAGTATCTCGGCGGGCCATTCATATTCTACGAGAAGGAAGTCCGGGTGTTCTATAAATTGGTGACTATGGTTGGCGTTTCTATCACTACAACGGTAAATAATATAGTTATTTCCTTCAACGAAGCGTCCTATGCGGATTTCttcgaacttccatcggagggccATACGTTCAACCTGAATCTCCCATCAGAAATCACGGCAGAAATGGAGTCTGCTTTCTCAGCTGACGGTTCAGAAATCAGATTAAACGGGAGTAAGAAGGTTCTTAAACCACATTTCATCCTGTTGAATGATGTTGTTGCTAAATCTCTTCAAGGGAGGGCGGGGACGtttcatctctatagtcaagaccgttttgactatatgactGCCATTTCCAAGGGTATTTAGGTCAACTAGGCTTTAACGCTATTCCTGAACCTGTGCGCAACGATTGATCCCAAAAATAAAGAAAGTGTGAGCTTTGCTGCTCAACTTAGCCGACTACTGGAACATTTAGGGGTCCCCATGGGGGATTCCGAGCCGATCAACTATTGCCGGGTGTTCAACGTCTTCACTGTTGCCAACACTCTTATTCGAATGAAGAACTCCAAGGAGTCTCTATCTGGCGCGTCAAGCCAATAAACGGGTGGAAGATCCGTCACTCGTTCCAAACAACCGACGACTTCTATTCTTTCGACGAGAGCCAAAAGAACAAGAACCGTGaatgaatcagaggctagttctactagTCAGAAAAGTTCTtcgaagaaggattctggaatAGTTGATTCCAGATTTAAGCAAGGTCCCTCCGCACTTGCTTCTATTCCGATGTCTCCCCTGTCTCCTCCCGTGAGCCAGTTGAGAAAACAAACAAAGTCCTCCGTTTCCAGAGGAGAAAAGTCAAAGGCGCCCAGGGCGTCTACGTCTTTGAATGTATCGTCCAAGGTAACCCCTACTCAATCTCAGGCTGAAGTGCCTAAGTTTAATGTTCCTGTGTTGGAACAAGATATGTCTGTTTCTGTTCCCATAGTGGAACTTGCTGTCAGGCCAACTGTTGAGCCtgttggtccaaatattgaaaatattggtAGGATTCCATCTCCTGTCCGTCAACTCGATTCAGTAGCTGCTAAAGCTACAGATACTATCGAACCAGAGCAAGGTGCTGTTCTTACCCTTGCTTCTGGTGTTGTATGTGATCAGGCTctttctttgccaaatgaagaGCCTTCTGTACCGAAACAAGTTCAAGTAGAGTCCGTAGTGACAGAAAAGATAGTCCAGTCTGAAGCCATGCCTGGGCTCTTTGCAAGACCTCTTTCTGCTCACGAGGTAATGAGAGCTACCAAAAAAGATGCTGGAATAACCATTGGGAAACCAAGGCCTACTCAAAAAcctgttgaggttattggaaaaggcAAGGTAATTGCAACCTATTACAATGAGGAGGTCTTAGAAGCAACATGTATTGTTAACCTAATGATGGATCAGGCCAAAGTAAAGGCTGCTGAAAAGATCAAGATCTTCGCTACTTGGGTCTTAAATAGAATGTCCATTAggtatgatgaggtcatcaagGGAAAAGGTATAAGCGGGCAATGGTTGAAGCTAGTCAACACTGAAAAGAGAGTCCTGAAATAGGCTAAAACTTCGGAAGTCTATGAAGATCTAAAGAGAAAGGAGCTAATTGAAGCCAATATGAGAGGTCGGGCTCTCTTTCTGATCCTCCAAGCGAAAAAAAACAACTTCAATCCTTTGGAAAGGAATGCTGATGCAGAGGAGAAGGCTCTTAAAAGACTTGATGAAATCATGCAGGATTACATCTCCATCGTTCTTAGGTATGTGCATGAAGTAGACTGCTCCGGGGTAAGTCCTTTCGGAAATTCTTCAGATGAAGATGATCCGATGCAACTATTCTATGATTGTGATTTTGTTCTTTCGGAAGATGAGCAAGCCGTTGCTCTTCTCATTGAACTGGGAAGCCTCTCTGttgaagaaaaacgtctaatggctCAACCTAGAATTGAACAGTCCGTGGAACATGTTCAACCAGATCCGATTATTGAAGAAGAGATCCATATCGAACCAGCTCAACCGATTGCAgaccaagaagaagaagcacTTAAATCCCCTGTTCTTTAATTAGAGGCATCTCTAGAAAAGGAGGCTGAAGCCAGTCAGCCCATCGAAGCACGTTCTAAGAGAGAACCATGAAAAGACAAGGAATCTGATAAGAGTTCTTGCTATGAGGGGGAACAAGACAATAATGATTCATCTTCCGAAAGTTCTGAAGATTCTCCTTGACCAACTTCGTTGATTACGACTGCGAACGTTCATGATAATGTTGTTGACCTTCCTCATCACTTCGACGGTACGTCTGATCAGATTCACAAGGTGTGTGAAGATATTTTGGGTGATGAAGAAAAGTCTAAAAGTGATTCTGAGAAGTATGAACTAGAGAAGTCCCTACAAGTTCACATTCATATCAGTCCCATTCAGACCGCTCCTGCCAATTCTCAAGAAGTGTCATCAAATGAAGGAACATCCGCTAGTGGGGCAAAGCTTCTGAAGTCTATGACAAATGATGAGCACTTTTCAGAAGACTGTTGCGGATTTACAATCCAACATGGTGTAGATTATAAAGAATCAGAAATCAAACAAGAAGGAGTTTGCCTCTCTCGTTAGAACTCATAATGAAATGGAGAAAACCATAAAGATGAACACGTACGAGATCAACATCCTCAACAAAACCTACACCAAATTCAAGAAGAATCTGTTCAAACGGCAGTCCGATTTGTATGATTGCGAAAGGGAAGTCAACattgaaatttataaagaaTTTATGGCTGAAGTGAGCCTACTTTAAAGTCAAATGGTTGATATACAAGGTCATATGACCAGAGCTGATGCAGAGCAATTGGAACAAGCTAATTCCTTCGCAAGACAAATTCAAGTAGTTGAAGATGCTTCTTGAAGCATCTGCTAATAAAGAGAAGAACCTCATTTCTCGTGGcgatgataatgttaaaaatggGGAAGGAAGTTCTAGAGGCGGTGGAAGTTCTAGAGGCGGTGGAAGTTCTAGAGGTTGTGGAAACTCTAGAGGAGGTAGTGACAGTAGAGGTGGTGTTTCAAATGACACCAAATCGAAAAGAAAACCAACCGATGAAGATGGAAGTTGTAGGCCAACCAAAAGAGGTGGATGTCGCAacggtgatcgtggtggtgtAAGTGGTGTAAGTGGTGGAAGTGGTCGCGGTGGCCATTCTCTACTTCCTTTTCAAAACCTTTTGAGCGGTGAAGGAATCAGCGGTGAATGATTCAACTACCCAATAGTGAAAAGGGAAGATAATTAATCACTCCtcttttaaattatcttttgttGGTTTTTGAACTTGGTTTTTAAACTTGGCTctttgaatattggtttttggaacCTATTTCTGTAGTTTGCGAACAAGTTTTactctttatttatttggatggatgtttatctaattaattgtgcaaagttttaacatcatcaacaaaagggggaaattgttgggtcaaattattttgactaagggtcaaatcattttgactaacggaattttgatgatgagtttgtgcaaaacttaaataagaaggaaactaagccgtctaattgtttttgtgcatgtgcatcaaaacgtgctaaGATAGACttagtctgaatgaggttcattagacttactagctattagacgcatacagttagacgtgcagtctagtagacatagttagatgtgcagtctaatcgatacgtagttagacgtgcagtctaacagatacgtagttaaacgtgtagtctaaaagatacgtagttagacgtgcagcctaacagacgtagttagacgcgtagtctaacagatatgtagttagacgtgcagtctaacaaatacgtagttagacgtgcagtctaatagatgtagttagacttgcagtgtaatagaaacgtagttagacgtgcagtctaatagatacgtagttagacgtgtagtctaacatatatgtagttagatgtgtagtctaaccgATGTAgctagacgtgtagtctaatagatacgtagttagacgtgcagtctaatagacgtagttagatgtgcagtctaacagatacgtagttagacgtgcagtctaacagatacgtaattagacgtgtagtctaatagaaacgtagttagacgtgcagtttaacaaatacgtagttagacgtgcagtataatagatacgtagttagacgtgcagtctaaccgatgtagttagacgtgcagtctaacatgtacgtagttagacgtgcaatctaacaaacgtagttagacgtgcagtctaacagacgtagttagacgtacaatctaatagacgtatttagacgtgcagtctaacagatacgtagttatacgtgcattctaacagatacgtagttagacgtgcagtctaaccgatgtagttagacgtgcagtctaacatatacgtagttagacgtgtaatctaacaaacgtagttagacgtgcagtctaacagacgtagttagacgtagaATTTAAtagacatagttagatgtgcagtctaacagatacgtagttagacgtgtattctaacagatacgtagttagacgtacagtctaacagatgtagttagacatgtagtctaatagatacgtagttagacgtgcaatctaacagatgtagttagacgtgtagtctaacagacgtagttagacgtgcagtctaacagatgaatgTTAGACttggtgtctaactccttcagattcgtctaaagggacacgtagttagacgcgtcgtctaactccattagacttggtggtctaatggatcatgctattagacgggagcgtctaacttcattagacttatcaGTCTAATTGGagtacgtctaatgcctcgcttcagctgttgtttgaaattaacatccgtctacccacgatcaattagctgtacgctactcctgctccacttatCCGTGCAGAACAGTacgtgttgggtcaaattattttgaataagtgtcaaagtagtttgactattggaattttgatgatttgatgtGTAGAAAACTCaatctaagccgtctaattgtttttggtacaggtgtatcgaaaacaagttatattagactaagtcttaatgaggttcattagactgattgagCATTAGATGCATTgtgttagacgtgctgtctaacacacggagttagacgtgctgtctagtAGACgaagttagaagtgcagtctaatagacggagttagacgtgcagtctaacagacggagttagacgtgcagtctaacagacggagttagacgtgcagtctaacatatgagagttagacgtgtagtctaactccttcagattagtctgaagggatgtatagttagacgtgcagtctaactaatggaagttagacgtgcaatctaactccttcagattagtctaaagggatgtgttATTAGACATattgtctaatcccattagaccaggtggtctaatggatcctgctattagacgggggcgtctaattttattagacgaggtcgtctaagtgaaatacgtctaatgccaagGTTAATGCAGTTGCTCGAAGCTAGTacacgtctacccacgatcaactagttgtacactactcctactccactttccagttaagattagtacgacagttagttgcaaccaattgattaatgccacataagcaaatattcttcccactactcgTTTTTGCAGTAAAGAAGAaaatttggcgcactaccagattcgtacgaccacgatcctggtgcacagagtctgctgtgtactttTGAGGCCTTCCAATGGAAGCCcaccacgtgtcattatagaagattcgaccgttggcaCCTGCTcattatttaaagatcctcaaggacaatggaagaACTGAATGACACAATTACTGAAAAACTACTGCTGAATAGAATTACTGGACATTGAAGAACTGCTTTCTTCTTTACTGTGTgttcaatcaagagagagttagaatcaaagcaatGTTTTAGCTGATTGAtgttcttcatcatattgtaagttgaacagagtctgttctgttcaacagtgagttaatcttgcaactgtatttgattcaaagtaacttatagtgaatccttcctgtggttggaagaagggtgacgtaggagagttagctacgaacatccataaacaaactgctatgtcttttcattctgtcatcttctcattcttggttcttagcttcaaacctaagcatccgtttccgcacttgaatcgttaaAGAGcttgcaagggtttgtgcagaatagaaagcgatttaaatccttaacaggatttttATTAAACCGTTTGTCCTAAGCGGTCATctatagccagacccccgtctctatcgattacgccgatcctatcaattggtataaGAGCTCTGTTTCCTATTATCAAGCTTCAAGAACCTGattcatgtctatcatcaacaaGATCCCCATTCTATCAAGGGACAACTGTGACTAttagatgatgagaatgcaagctcacttggctactcttgattgtgatatgtggagcgtcattaccgatggccccataaagattttgaagccaagatgtgagtggactactaaagataagatgaccaacaacatAGATAATGTAgcaagaaatattttatatcaatcaggcaacatgaacatattctacgaaatcaagtcatgttcctctactaaagaaatatgggagaagctgactcaaaTCTATGGTCGAAATGTTTAAGCCAAGAAGAATCAGATGGatcagaaagttttcatgtgtgttgaaaacaaatccaaatgggccgaCAACGATTTAGAGAATTTtcctgctgaaaaagagacTAAAGCTGTAACATTCTTGATGGCAGacgatcaatccaaggtaaatgatgtttCTACACTAGAGtttaccaacgaagagttaactactgcactcaatgaaatgaacattgagtacaagaagttatcagattcattttataaaatgaaagtaaaatatgaggcTAACATTTCCTCTTCACATAAAACTTCTGaaacaaatgtttttgaaaagaaagaagtaGAGATTTCATCCGAGAaggagatgctcaaagaacagattcaaattctttcttctgaaaacaaaaggctaaactatgttgttagttcttggacaaggtctggagaagctatCAAACATCAGATTAGTCTGCTGAAatctgctggatctagatccggtttagggtttgatggcaatgacccaaaccagtcatgcaaaaagtcaaactcagcaaatgacaagtttaagcctataaactttgttaaagggagtttaactaatattgaatctgatcctatttatgaagaagtagctttgaagaatgaacTAACTTATGTTCCGTCGATTGTTAGCTGgctaaaaaataagttagaagcaacCAGCaggtctggcaatctaaaacatgactcaaagtcaaggagttttaagagaaaatcttcttcaaaagcaaagggattagtggctagcaggaaggtgTCTGCTATGTCGAAATCATATGCACTATTTActaaacaaaatgagaaatctattagaataacccaaatatggattcctaagggactgattgaccgaggacccaattgaatgtgggtaccaaaagattctaaatattgttttgtgtatGTACAAGTGAATGATGGTGTCGATGAATCTATGTGGTATCTAGATAGCGGCTGTCCaagcatatgacaggaaacaaacGGCTTCTTACTGATATAACAGGTtgttctggacctaagatcacttttgatgataacaagaagggtaagaccatgagtaagggtaagattatccatggtaatctaactattaatgatgcgctacttgttgacaatctgtgctataacttgattagtaaTAGTTAGTTATGTGATAATGATTtgtcagttgattttcaaactcatgcatgcctagttaaggatcaacatgacaatactttattaactggtagtagagtaggaaactcgtataaaatgaattggaaaaaagaatcttctgatcctatgtgcgtgattgccaagaatgaccagaaatggttatggcataagaggttaaactatctgaattttaaaaccatcaacaacatttgttcaaacaacttagttattggtttacctaAGCTGTAGTTTTCCAAGGACAAGGTGTGTCCTACTTGCTAGTTAGGCAAACAAGGAAGATCATCATTCaagagtaaagggaaatctcaatccagacGTTGCTTAGAATTGTTACATATgaatctgtttggtccaattacTGTAAAGagcttaggaggaatgagattttccctaattgttattgatgatttttcgcgatttacatgggtagcatttttaccatcaaaggataaaactactgaaaacttgattagaatatttaaaagaattcagaatcagaaatctttgaatattgcatGCATCAGAAGTGaccagggaactgagttcactaacataTACCtctcatcttatctcgaggaatctgggattaggcacgagttgtctagtgccagaactccacaacagaatgacattgctgagagaagagtgaggactctgaaggaagcTGCGAGAACTATGCTAGGTGAATCAGACGTACCTTAGAGGTTCTGGGTTGAAGCCATAAACACTACttgttacacacaaaatcggtcaataattaacaaacattttgataaaactccctatgaactgtatcacgggagaattcccacagtttcatACTTCAaagtatttgggtgtaaatgttttattcataacaatggaaatgtttattttcccgcttttgatgctaaagtagataAGGGATTCATGTTGGCATATTCCTtagtaagcaaggcttatagagtatacaacaacaaaacataaaccgttgaggaatccctccatgtagtctTTGAAGAGCccgttgagagcaaatccattgTTCCCATTGACCTTGTTGACAGActagaagcgacaagtcttgagtctgtaagtgaggaAGAAGTTCTGGATAAACGGATTTCGTTGTCTGATCccgtggctgatccggttgaggtTCAACTAGACATACAAACTCATTTTCAACTAACTGTTGAGAGTTCGGACGTCGTAGAGTCACctgttcagatgaccaatccctttggatccaacttcagatggaacaagaatcagCCATCAGAATTGATCATCAGAAATCctttctctcctcgaaggacaagacgtcaattgatggatgaaatggccaattctgcctttatttctcagattgaacccgagaaaattggtgaagcagtgGTTGATCCAGACTGGATAAAtactatgcaagaggagttaaaccaatttgtgagaaataaagtgtggcatctaactcctagaCCGACTGACCAGTCAGTCAtaagaacaagatgggtctttagaaacaaacttAGTGAATATGGCTCAGTTATTAGAAATAAAGCCCGTTTacttgctcaaggatacagacaagaggaatgTATcaattttgatgagtcttttgcacatgtagcaagacttgaggcaattagaatcttcctgtCATAtacatcatttaagaattttaaagtttttcaactGAATGTGaagagtgcatttttaaatggaaaattaaatgaagatgtctatgttaagcaaccccctggtttataaacttgacaaagccctatatggtctgaaacaagctcatagagcttggtatgacactttgactgaatttctgtttgatcatgattttgttattgaaactgtggataaaacattgtttagattcactaaagattctcacattctacttgttcaaatatatgttgatgatattatatctggttcaaataatcccaaattgtgtgagaaattgtCTAAGATGATGCAGGAcatatttgaaatgagtatgatgggagaattaacttt
This is a stretch of genomic DNA from Impatiens glandulifera unplaced genomic scaffold, dImpGla2.1, whole genome shotgun sequence. It encodes these proteins:
- the LOC124917167 gene encoding rRNA 2'-O-methyltransferase fibrillarin-like, whose translation is MLLEASANKEKNLISRGDDNVKNGEGSSRGGGSSRGGGSSRGCGNSRGGSDSRGGVSNDTKSKRKPTDEDGSCRPTKRGGCRNGDRGGVSGVSGGSGRGGHSLLPFQNLLSGEGISGE